A window of the Verminephrobacter eiseniae EF01-2 genome harbors these coding sequences:
- a CDS encoding LysR family transcriptional regulator — MLNPRQIEAFRTVIIMGGVTAAAQALSISQPAVTRLIHDLQYALGLKLFVKRGTRLVPTNEALSLFREVERQFVGLERIQAAALSLRERRMGTLRIAALPAFNVGFLPRLVSRYLQHKPGLNVTVYGSSSSQVADWVVSGFCELGFVQLPLDFPSLDVEPLPQATAVAVLPQDHRLAARSVLGPRDFAGESFVSLEQMTQLRYQIDALFASERITREVRIETPLSMIACALVAAGAGVSIVDPFTAAEYCGRGVVVRPFHPAILFDIAVIWAAGRCRSALAQDFAHQVRAAVIGQGR; from the coding sequence ATGCTGAATCCGCGCCAGATCGAGGCCTTCCGCACCGTCATCATCATGGGCGGGGTCACTGCCGCAGCCCAGGCGCTGAGCATCTCCCAGCCTGCGGTGACGCGACTGATCCATGACCTGCAATACGCACTCGGGCTCAAGCTCTTCGTCAAGCGCGGCACGAGGCTGGTGCCGACGAACGAGGCGCTATCGCTTTTTCGCGAGGTCGAGCGCCAATTCGTTGGCCTGGAGCGCATACAGGCCGCAGCCCTGAGCCTGCGCGAGCGGCGCATGGGTACGCTGCGCATCGCGGCCTTGCCGGCGTTCAATGTCGGCTTCCTGCCTCGGCTCGTGAGCCGCTACCTTCAGCACAAGCCCGGCCTGAATGTCACGGTCTACGGCAGTAGCTCATCACAGGTAGCGGACTGGGTGGTCTCGGGCTTTTGCGAACTTGGCTTCGTCCAACTGCCGCTGGATTTTCCGAGCCTCGATGTCGAGCCCCTGCCGCAGGCCACGGCGGTCGCGGTGCTGCCCCAAGACCACCGGCTTGCAGCCCGATCGGTTCTTGGGCCGCGTGATTTCGCCGGCGAGTCTTTCGTCTCGCTGGAGCAGATGACGCAACTGCGCTATCAGATCGACGCGCTCTTCGCGTCCGAACGCATCACGCGCGAAGTGCGCATCGAAACACCGCTATCGATGATCGCCTGCGCACTGGTCGCCGCCGGAGCCGGCGTCAGCATCGTCGATCCGTTCACAGCGGCCGAATACTGCGGGCGCGGCGTCGTGGTCCGGCCCTTTCACCCCGCCATCTTGTTCGACATCGCCGTGATCTGGGCCGCAGGCCGGTGCAGATCCGCACTGGCACAGGACTTCGCCCACCAGGTGCGCGCGGCGGTCATCGGGCAGGGCCGATGA
- a CDS encoding aminopeptidase P N-terminal domain-containing protein translates to MSSPPAPSSIYAQRRARLAAQLGQGGIAIIPTAPERPRNRDNDFAFRHDSYFYYLTGFTEPGAALVLAHDGQSTLFCQPKDPEREIWDGYRLGPAAAPAALGVDAAHPITEFDARLPRLLENSRCVWYPFGTHSGLAARLEGWLAAVRARLRYGALCPTMQGDLCTLLDEMRLFKDGHEQDLMRRASRISAQAHIRAMQRSARMLRSGQALREYHLEAELLHALRDAGVQSTAYTCIVAAGANACVLHYRADAAPVRNGDLVLIDAGGELDGYASDITRTFPANGRFTGPQRALYDLVLASQEAAVAAIRAGARFDDPHDASVAVLAQGLLDLGLLDGNRVGRRDDVIASRAYFQFYMHRTSHWLGMDVHDCGSYLEPGEIGQVSQRRDPLTGQTISHRPSRVLRPGMVLTVEPGIYVRPAAGVPEQFHHLGIRIEDDAIVTASGCELITRDVPVQAGAIEALMRD, encoded by the coding sequence ATGAGCTCACCGCCCGCCCCATCATCCATCTACGCCCAGCGCCGCGCGCGCCTTGCTGCCCAGTTGGGCCAGGGGGGCATCGCCATCATTCCCACGGCGCCCGAGCGCCCGCGCAACCGGGACAATGACTTTGCGTTTCGCCACGACAGCTACTTTTACTATCTGACCGGTTTCACCGAGCCGGGCGCCGCCTTGGTGCTGGCCCACGATGGCCAGAGCACGCTGTTTTGCCAGCCCAAGGACCCGGAGCGCGAGATCTGGGACGGCTACCGCCTGGGGCCTGCGGCGGCCCCTGCGGCGCTCGGCGTCGATGCGGCGCACCCGATCACCGAGTTCGATGCCAGGCTGCCCCGCCTGCTGGAAAACAGCCGCTGCGTCTGGTATCCGTTTGGCACGCACAGCGGTCTGGCCGCGCGGCTGGAAGGCTGGCTCGCCGCCGTGCGCGCGCGGCTGCGCTACGGCGCGCTGTGCCCAACGATGCAGGGCGACCTGTGCACGCTGCTCGACGAGATGCGCCTGTTCAAGGACGGGCACGAGCAAGACCTGATGCGCCGTGCCAGCCGGATCAGCGCGCAGGCCCATATCCGCGCCATGCAGCGCTCGGCGCGCATGTTGCGCTCGGGCCAGGCGCTGCGCGAATACCATCTGGAGGCCGAACTACTGCATGCGCTGCGCGACGCCGGCGTGCAGTCCACGGCCTACACCTGTATCGTCGCCGCAGGCGCCAATGCCTGCGTGCTGCATTACCGGGCCGATGCGGCCCCGGTGCGCAATGGCGATCTGGTGCTGATCGACGCCGGCGGCGAGCTCGATGGCTACGCCAGCGACATCACGCGCACCTTCCCGGCCAATGGCCGCTTCACCGGCCCGCAGCGCGCACTGTATGACTTGGTGCTGGCCAGCCAGGAGGCCGCCGTGGCCGCCATCCGGGCCGGCGCACGTTTCGACGACCCGCATGACGCCAGCGTGGCCGTGCTGGCGCAGGGCCTGCTCGACCTGGGCCTGCTCGACGGCAACCGGGTGGGCCGGCGCGACGATGTGATCGCCAGCCGCGCCTATTTCCAGTTCTACATGCACCGCACCAGCCATTGGCTGGGCATGGACGTGCACGACTGCGGCAGCTATCTGGAGCCCGGCGAGATCGGCCAGGTCAGCCAGCGCCGCGACCCGCTCACGGGCCAGACCATCAGCCACCGGCCCAGCCGCGTGCTGCGCCCCGGCATGGTGCTGACCGTCGAGCCCGGCATCTACGTGCGGCCCGCTGCCGGCGTGCCCGAGCAGTTCCACCATCTCGGCATCCGCATCGAAGACGATGCCATCGTCACCGCCTCGGGCTGCGAACTGATCACGCGCGACGTGCCGGTGCAGGCCGGCGCCATCGAAGCGCTGATGCGCGACTGA
- a CDS encoding phosphatase PAP2 family protein, with protein sequence MPSQSLSDAPPSPLRRHAHLCWTLAALAGVLAWDAGGQDLALARVFGSAGGFALREQWFLTQVLHEGARRLGYLLLLLLTLGLWWPKGFLRRMAARDRWQMVVSCLLALALVSAAKSLSATSCPWDLAQFGGVARHVSHWALGVRDGGGGRCFPAGHAAAGFAFLGGYFALRHQLPGVARWWLAGALLAGLVLGGAQQLRGAHFMSHTLWTGWLCWSTGWLCDVAAGALRRRSAASAGATTPDGQDRHAAGSADCATPVGRSHADSATGETGATGATTGAAG encoded by the coding sequence ATGCCATCCCAGTCGCTTTCCGACGCGCCACCGTCCCCGCTGCGGCGCCACGCCCACCTGTGCTGGACCCTGGCGGCCCTGGCCGGCGTGCTGGCCTGGGATGCGGGCGGGCAAGACCTGGCGCTGGCCCGGGTCTTTGGCTCTGCGGGCGGCTTTGCGTTGCGTGAGCAGTGGTTTTTGACACAGGTGCTGCACGAGGGCGCCCGGCGCCTGGGATATTTGCTGTTGCTGCTGCTGACCCTGGGCCTGTGGTGGCCCAAGGGATTTTTGCGGCGCATGGCCGCCCGCGACCGGTGGCAGATGGTCGTGAGCTGCTTGCTGGCGCTGGCGCTGGTCAGCGCGGCCAAGAGCCTGAGCGCCACCAGTTGCCCCTGGGATCTGGCGCAGTTCGGCGGTGTCGCGCGCCATGTCTCGCATTGGGCGCTGGGGGTGCGCGACGGCGGCGGCGGGCGCTGCTTTCCGGCCGGCCATGCCGCTGCGGGCTTTGCCTTTCTCGGCGGCTATTTCGCGCTGCGCCACCAGTTGCCCGGCGTCGCCCGCTGGTGGCTGGCCGGCGCCTTGCTGGCCGGCCTGGTGCTCGGTGGCGCGCAACAGTTGCGCGGCGCGCATTTCATGAGCCATACGCTGTGGACCGGCTGGCTGTGCTGGAGCACCGGCTGGCTGTGCGATGTGGCGGCTGGCGCACTGCGCCGGCGATCGGCCGCCAGCGCCGGTGCCACGACCCCGGACGGCCAGGACCGTCACGCCGCCGGGTCCGCTGACTGCGCCACCCCGGTTGGCCGCAGCCATGCGGACAGTGCCACGGGCGAAACAGGCGCAACAGGCGCAACGACGGGCGCTGCGGGGTGA
- the pyk gene encoding pyruvate kinase — translation MPTRRATKIVATLGPASSEPALLEAMIRAGVNVVRLNFSHGKAQDHIDRAACVRAAAQRAGHEVAIMADLQGPKIRVGKFAEGRVLLAPGAPFVLDASRTEPGDIDGVGLDYKELPHDVKGGDLLLLNDGLIVLSVDAVRGEQVHTTVKIGGELSNNKGINKKGGGLTASALTAKDMEDIRTAMGFQADYVAVSFPKNATDMEMARQLCTVAASEQRHKPGLIAKIERAEAIPHLQAILRVSDGIMVARGDLAVEVGNAAVPALQKKMIRMARDMDKLVITATQMMESMITNPVPTRAEVSDVANAVLDGTDAVMLSAETAAGRYPLETVTEMATICAAAEAAEEHRLDADFTGQTFDRIDQSIAMGALFTAHHLGAKAIVAMTDSGATALWMSRHGIHVPIYALTPKVATQRKMAMYRNVLPLLMDTSADRDTALAQAEQHLKSRGIVQQGDVYAITCGEPMGAPGGTNMLKICVVA, via the coding sequence ATGCCTACGCGCCGCGCCACCAAGATCGTTGCCACCCTGGGCCCTGCATCGAGCGAGCCGGCGCTGCTGGAGGCCATGATCCGCGCAGGGGTGAATGTGGTTCGGCTGAACTTCAGCCACGGCAAGGCGCAAGACCATATCGACCGCGCCGCCTGCGTGCGTGCTGCGGCGCAGCGCGCCGGGCACGAGGTGGCCATCATGGCCGACCTGCAAGGGCCCAAGATCCGCGTCGGCAAATTCGCCGAAGGCCGGGTGCTGCTGGCGCCGGGCGCTCCCTTCGTGCTCGACGCATCGCGCACCGAACCGGGCGACATCGATGGCGTGGGCCTCGATTACAAGGAACTGCCGCACGATGTGAAGGGCGGCGACCTGCTGCTGCTCAACGATGGCCTGATCGTGCTCAGCGTGGACGCAGTGCGCGGCGAGCAGGTGCACACCACCGTCAAGATCGGCGGCGAGCTGTCGAACAACAAAGGCATCAACAAAAAGGGCGGCGGCCTGACGGCGTCGGCCCTGACGGCCAAGGACATGGAGGACATCCGCACCGCGATGGGCTTTCAGGCCGACTATGTGGCCGTGAGCTTTCCGAAAAATGCGACCGACATGGAAATGGCGCGCCAACTGTGCACCGTCGCCGCCTCGGAGCAGCGCCACAAGCCGGGCCTGATCGCCAAGATCGAGCGCGCCGAGGCGATTCCGCACCTGCAAGCCATACTGCGCGTGAGCGACGGCATCATGGTCGCGCGCGGCGACCTGGCGGTGGAAGTGGGCAACGCCGCCGTGCCGGCGCTGCAAAAGAAGATGATCCGCATGGCGCGGGATATGGACAAACTGGTGATCACCGCCACGCAGATGATGGAAAGCATGATCACCAACCCGGTGCCCACGCGGGCCGAGGTCAGTGACGTGGCCAATGCCGTGCTCGACGGAACCGACGCCGTGATGCTCAGCGCCGAAACCGCTGCCGGCCGCTACCCGCTCGAAACCGTGACCGAAATGGCCACCATCTGCGCCGCCGCCGAAGCCGCCGAGGAGCACCGGCTCGACGCCGACTTCACCGGCCAGACCTTTGACCGCATCGACCAGTCGATCGCCATGGGCGCGCTGTTCACGGCCCACCACCTGGGCGCCAAAGCCATCGTGGCCATGACCGACAGCGGTGCCACCGCGCTGTGGATGAGCCGGCATGGCATCCATGTCCCGATCTACGCGCTCACCCCCAAGGTGGCCACGCAGCGCAAGATGGCCATGTACCGCAACGTGCTGCCGCTGCTGATGGACACCAGCGCCGACCGCGACACCGCGCTGGCCCAGGCCGAGCAGCATCTGAAAAGCCGCGGCATCGTGCAGCAAGGCGATGTCTACGCCATCACCTGCGGCGAGCCGATGGGCGCCCCCGGCGGGACCAACATGCTGAAAATCTGCGTCGTCGCTTGA